From the genome of Clostridium cagae:
AAGTACCTCCTATGGCAACATTAGTGCTAAAAATAAAATCTATATATAAAGATGTTGAAGAAAAAACTTTTATGAAGAAAGTGACTGAAATAGCAGAGATAGATAGAGATGAGTTATTAGATAAAATTGAGGATATAAAATAATTAGATATTTATGAAGATTGTGTTAGTTTGTTATTAAAAATAGATGAGTATTTTTCAAAGGATAGTGTAAAGTACGCTATGAAAAAAATATTAGAAATAACTAAATAATCAATATAAGTTAAGAATTTAGGGGGAAGAAGTATGAGAGTTTTATTTGTAGCATCAGAAGCACATCCGTTTATAAAAAGTGGGGGGTTAGGTGATGTAGCTGGAGCGTTACCTAAGGAATTAGCAAGAAAAGGTGTAGATGTTAGAGTTGTTATACCTAAATATAGAGAAATAAACAATGAACTAAAAAATAAACTCAGATTTAATAAGTGGTTTAACGTAGATGTTGGATGGCGCAATCAATATTGTGGAATATTAGAGTATGAATATGATGGCGTAATTTATTATTTTGTGGATAATGAATACTATTTTTCTAGAGGTGGAATGTATGGTCATTATGATGATGCTGAAAGATTTGCATTTTTTGATAGAGCAGTACTAGACATGATAAAACAATTGGATTGGAAACCAAATGTAATTCATTGTAATGATTGGCAAACTGGGATGATACCAGTTTTATTGAAATTGGAATATATGAGAAAAGATATGTTTTATTGGGATATAAAATCAGTATTTTCAATTCACAATATAGCTTTCCAAGGAGTATTTGATCCAGTTATATTACCAGAACTGTTTGGATATGATTATGAACAATATACAAATACTAATTTGAAATTTGATGACGGTGTAGGCTTTATGAAGGGTGCTATAAATTACTCAGATATGATAACAACTGTTAGCTACAGCTACGCAGAAGAAATAAAAACTCCAGAGTTTGGAGAAAGACTAGATTGGCTATTAAGAGAAAAATCTTATATGTTAAGAGGAATATTAAATGGAATAGATTATGATGAATTTAATCCTAAAAATGATAGTTTAATAAATAAAAATTATGATGTAAATAATATAAATGATAAATATGAAAATAAAAGAAATTTACAATCAGAACTAGGGTTAAGTGTTAATGAAAATATACCTATGATTGCAATGGTAACAAGATTAACGAGTCAAAAAGGTTTAGATTTATTAGTGCATATTTCAGAGAGATTATTACAAAATGATATTCAATTAGTTATTGTTGGAACTGGAGATAAACATTATGAAGATCATTTTAAGTGGTTAGATTATAAATATGGAAATAAGGTCTCAGCAAATATTAGATTTGACAATAATTTGGCTCATAAAGCATATGCCGCATCAGATATGTTTTTAATGCCATCATTATTTGAACCTTGTGGCTTAGGACAACTCATAGCTCTTAGATACGGAAGTATACCAATAGTAAGAGAAACTGGCGGTTTGAAAGATACAATTAGAGCTTACAATGAGTATACAGGTGAAGGTAATGGATTTAGTTTTTATAATTATAACGCAGATGAATTACTCCATATAATAGAGTA
Proteins encoded in this window:
- the glgA gene encoding glycogen synthase GlgA translates to MRVLFVASEAHPFIKSGGLGDVAGALPKELARKGVDVRVVIPKYREINNELKNKLRFNKWFNVDVGWRNQYCGILEYEYDGVIYYFVDNEYYFSRGGMYGHYDDAERFAFFDRAVLDMIKQLDWKPNVIHCNDWQTGMIPVLLKLEYMRKDMFYWDIKSVFSIHNIAFQGVFDPVILPELFGYDYEQYTNTNLKFDDGVGFMKGAINYSDMITTVSYSYAEEIKTPEFGERLDWLLREKSYMLRGILNGIDYDEFNPKNDSLINKNYDVNNINDKYENKRNLQSELGLSVNENIPMIAMVTRLTSQKGLDLLVHISERLLQNDIQLVIVGTGDKHYEDHFKWLDYKYGNKVSANIRFDNNLAHKAYAASDMFLMPSLFEPCGLGQLIALRYGSIPIVRETGGLKDTIRAYNEYTGEGNGFSFYNYNADELLHIIEYALKIYYDKNKWSNLVKNAMNSNNSWSKSADEYLNMYKELSYR